The following are from one region of the Pygocentrus nattereri isolate fPygNat1 chromosome 20, fPygNat1.pri, whole genome shotgun sequence genome:
- the golph3 gene encoding Golgi phosphoprotein 3, translating to MTSLTQRSSGLVQRRGAAAAADREKSSAGEDEFEPRRDEQDDDDGGDSKETRLTLMEEVLLLGLKDREGYTSFWNDCISSGLRGCMLIELALRGRLQLEACGMRRKSLLARKVICKSDAPTGDVLLDEALKHIKETQPPETVQSWIELLSGETWNPLKLHYQLRNVRERLAKNLVEKGVLTTEKQNFLLFDMTTHPLTNNNIKQRLIKKVQEAVLDKWVNDPHRMDKRLLALIFLAHSSDVLENAFAPLLDDQYDLAMKRVRQLLDLEPEGESMKTNTNELLWAVVAAFTK from the exons ATGACTTCGTTGACCCAGCGGAGCTCGGGCCTGGTGCAGAGACGCggcgccgccgccgccgccgacAGAGAGAAGAGCTCGGCGGGAGAGGATGAGTTCGAGCCCCGCAGAGACGAGCAGGACGACGATGACGGCGGAGACTCGAAGGAAACCAGGCTCACCCTCATGGAGGAGGTGTTGCTGTTGGGGCTGAAGGACCGCGAG GGCTACACTTCCTTCTGGAATGACTGCATTTCGTCGGGATTGCGGGGTTGCATGCTCATTGAGCTGGCCTTAAGAGGGAGGCTGCAGCTGGAGGCCTGTGGCATGAGAAGAAAAAGCCTGCTTGCCAGAAAG GTCATTTGTAAGTCTGATGCTCCAACAGGGGACGTGCTCTTGGACGAGGCTTTGAAACACATTAAAGAGACTCAGCCCCCAGAGACTGTACAGAGCTGGATTGAGCTCCTTAGTG GTGAAACATGGAACCCGCTGAAGCTCCACTACCAGCTTCGGAACGTGCGTGAGCGTCTGGCAAAGAACTTAGTGGAGAAAGGCGTGctcaccactgaaaaacagaactTCCTGCTCTTCGACATGACAACACACCCGCtcaccaacaacaacatcaaGCAACGGCTCATCAAGAAAGTGCAGGAGGCCGTGCTGGACAAGTGGGTGAATGATCCTCACCGCATGGATAAGCGCCTGCTGGCCCTCATCTTCCTGGCCCACTCTTCGGACGTGCTGGAGAATGCCTTTGCCCCACTACTGGACGACCAGTATGATCTGGCTATGAAGAGGGTAAGGCAGCTGTTGGACCTGGAACCCGAGGGCGAGAGCATGAAGACCAACACCAACGAGCTGCTTTGGGCTGTGGTGGCTGCCTTCACCAAATGA